One region of Thiorhodovibrio frisius genomic DNA includes:
- a CDS encoding tyrosine-type recombinase/integrase, with product MPSATDKRIREALTDKRIREYQTPEKGKRIYWDAHRDAPKGFGLRVTSAGTKAFVLRYRARSGQERILTIGEFGAAWSLTAARIEAARLRALVDQGKDPLGEKHAARDEMTIAALVDRFCKSREGRLHTANEARGYLERDLIPVMGKRRIDTVKRSDIISLVEARALKAPRAAALLLTYIKQLFSFAEDRELLPLSPATGIKPAKIDKALKPRKRRRVLDDDEIRALWNGEAGTRGLTLIALKLILLTGQRPVEVLGMSWSEIDGETWIIPAARRRKTDTEHRVYLTKTALALLEQAKEESARLATRRKWKPSDFVFVHRDGGKPATVAGLDRAVARAVAPMANKSNADWGHWTPHDLRRTCRTRLAALGVSEEVAERTIGHGKTGVVAVYNQHDYSAENRAAWEKWERALLGIVGNTVSNVVPFAKSAVG from the coding sequence ATGCCAAGCGCAACAGACAAGCGCATCCGCGAGGCACTCACAGACAAGCGCATCCGCGAGTATCAAACGCCCGAGAAGGGCAAGCGCATCTACTGGGACGCGCACCGGGACGCCCCAAAGGGTTTCGGGTTGCGTGTGACATCCGCTGGAACCAAAGCCTTCGTCTTGCGATACCGCGCGAGAAGCGGGCAAGAGCGCATCCTAACCATTGGCGAGTTCGGAGCCGCCTGGTCGCTGACAGCCGCGCGCATTGAGGCCGCTCGGTTGCGCGCCCTGGTGGATCAAGGCAAAGACCCGCTCGGAGAGAAACACGCCGCCCGCGATGAAATGACCATCGCCGCCCTGGTGGATCGATTCTGCAAGAGCCGCGAGGGCCGCTTGCACACCGCCAATGAAGCGCGCGGCTACCTCGAACGCGATCTGATCCCCGTTATGGGCAAGCGCCGCATCGATACCGTCAAGCGCTCGGACATCATTAGCCTGGTGGAAGCCCGCGCGCTCAAAGCGCCCCGCGCAGCCGCCCTGCTGCTTACCTACATCAAGCAGCTATTCAGCTTTGCCGAGGATCGCGAGCTGCTGCCCCTGTCGCCAGCCACCGGCATCAAGCCCGCCAAGATCGACAAGGCACTGAAACCGCGCAAGCGCCGCCGCGTGCTCGACGATGATGAGATTCGCGCACTCTGGAATGGCGAGGCAGGGACGCGCGGACTCACCTTGATCGCGCTCAAGCTGATCCTACTCACAGGCCAGCGCCCAGTCGAAGTGCTCGGCATGTCCTGGTCGGAGATCGATGGCGAAACTTGGATCATTCCCGCCGCCCGCCGCCGCAAGACGGACACCGAGCACCGGGTTTATCTCACAAAGACAGCGCTCGCCTTGCTCGAACAGGCCAAGGAGGAATCAGCGCGACTTGCCACCCGCCGCAAATGGAAGCCCAGCGACTTCGTTTTCGTGCATCGCGATGGAGGCAAGCCGGCAACCGTCGCGGGACTCGACCGCGCCGTGGCTCGCGCCGTGGCACCGATGGCGAACAAGTCGAATGCAGACTGGGGACACTGGACCCCGCACGATCTGCGCCGCACCTGCCGCACCCGTCTAGCCGCCCTGGGAGTCAGTGAAGAAGTGGCCGAGCGCACCATCGGGCATGGTAAGACCGGCGTGGTCGCGGTCTACAACCAGCACGACTACAGCGCCGAAAACCGCGCCGCCTGGGAGAAGTGGGAGCGCGCCTTGCTCGGTATCGTGGGGAACACCGTTAGTAACGTGGTCCCCTTCGCCAAGAGCGCTGTCGGCTAA
- a CDS encoding TrkH family potassium uptake protein — protein sequence MHWRTVFRLFGLLFLFYSLSFLPSLGVAWLYQDGQMKEFVSSWLLCALLGLALWLPNHAKRQALSVREAFFVVALFWALIGAVAGLPFVLGLHLSVTDAVFESISGFTTTGATVMTGLDSLPPSILYHRQQIQWLGGMGMIVLAVAILPLMGVGGSQLYRAESSGVAKFEKLTPRIAETARSLWGIYVGLTLACALAYWAAGMTLFDAVGHAFATVATGGFSTHDASIGWFNSPLIESIAIVFMLAGGVNFAVHFVAWNRRNPLVYPRDPEARVYGGLFLGGSLFVALSLLWTQAYPGFAESLRYGAFQVASILTSTGFGTATFGEWPRHIPLTLVILSFIGGCIGSTAGGMKVMRVMLMARQGVQQLVHLAHPRAMMTLKLGGRPVDQDTQFSIWGFAVLYTFVTLMLTLAMMGLGLDFTSAVGAVVATINLLGPGLGEVASSFAGVDDAIKWLSLFAMLVGRLEVFTLLILFLPAYWRG from the coding sequence ATGCACTGGCGCACTGTCTTTCGTCTCTTTGGGCTGTTATTTCTATTCTATAGCCTAAGCTTTCTGCCCTCCCTTGGCGTCGCCTGGCTCTATCAGGACGGTCAGATGAAGGAGTTCGTGAGCTCCTGGCTGCTGTGCGCCTTGCTCGGTCTGGCGCTGTGGTTGCCGAATCACGCAAAACGTCAGGCGCTGTCGGTGCGCGAGGCCTTTTTTGTCGTCGCCCTGTTCTGGGCGCTCATCGGCGCCGTTGCCGGGTTGCCATTTGTGCTGGGGCTGCATCTGTCCGTCACCGATGCAGTGTTCGAGTCCATCTCCGGCTTCACTACCACGGGCGCAACCGTGATGACGGGGCTCGATAGCTTGCCGCCGTCCATTCTGTATCACCGCCAGCAAATCCAGTGGCTCGGCGGCATGGGCATGATTGTGCTGGCCGTGGCCATTCTGCCGCTCATGGGCGTGGGCGGCAGTCAGCTCTATCGCGCTGAGTCCTCCGGGGTGGCAAAGTTTGAGAAACTCACCCCGCGCATTGCCGAAACCGCCCGCTCGCTCTGGGGCATTTATGTCGGCCTGACACTGGCTTGCGCACTGGCCTACTGGGCTGCGGGCATGACGCTTTTCGATGCCGTGGGACACGCCTTTGCCACAGTCGCGACTGGCGGCTTCTCCACCCATGACGCCAGCATCGGATGGTTCAACAGCCCCCTGATCGAGAGCATCGCCATTGTCTTCATGCTCGCTGGCGGGGTGAACTTTGCCGTGCATTTCGTCGCCTGGAACCGCCGCAATCCCCTCGTCTACCCGCGCGATCCGGAGGCACGCGTCTATGGTGGGCTCTTTCTCGGCGGCAGCTTGTTTGTGGCGCTGAGCCTGCTATGGACCCAGGCTTACCCCGGTTTTGCGGAGTCCCTGCGCTACGGCGCCTTTCAGGTCGCCTCCATCCTGACCAGCACCGGCTTCGGCACCGCCACCTTTGGTGAATGGCCACGGCACATCCCGCTGACGCTCGTAATCCTGTCCTTTATCGGTGGCTGCATCGGCTCCACCGCTGGCGGCATGAAAGTCATGCGCGTCATGCTCATGGCCAGGCAGGGAGTGCAGCAGTTGGTCCATCTCGCACATCCGCGCGCCATGATGACGCTCAAGCTTGGCGGGCGCCCAGTCGACCAAGACACCCAGTTCTCCATCTGGGGCTTTGCCGTGCTCTATACCTTCGTCACCCTGATGCTGACCCTGGCGATGATGGGACTAGGGCTGGACTTCACCAGCGCCGTGGGTGCCGTAGTCGCAACCATCAACCTGCTCGGCCCCGGGCTGGGCGAAGTAGCCTCAAGCTTCGCCGGCGTCGATGACGCCATCAAATGGCTGTCACTCTTCGCCATGCTAGTCGGCCGCCTCGAGGTCTTTACCCTGCTAATCCTGTTCCTACCCGCCTATTGGCGGGGATGA
- a CDS encoding CheR family methyltransferase, which produces MTPPATRILALVPAPESATASAAPDPDRQPLAVVGVLASAGGLDAMRALLQGLPTASGIAYVLVPHLDPHRASLLPELLKAFTTMPVAEIGPHSPLTANCVSIGPSNFAVTLSGGRLRLHPAADVATLRQGGGDAFLCTLAHGYRERAIGVILSGTGIHGIDGLKAIKAAGGLALAQTPNSAACEQMPQSVLDAGLVDALLPPQLMGEAIQSYVTNLHSVLQPALAFSHPTNSPPTTTDVDLEVEEALLDEVLLTLHKQIHCDFSGYRRNMVWRRVKRRMGLCRINRSADYLDYLRAHPEEARELFQDLLIGVTRFFRDAKAFAALQQALFAPGASSLLEARSIRVWVPGCATGEEAYSLAILLLEQSAHMRVAPSLQIFATDIDPGALKSARRGVYPDSIATDLGANLGANLGAERLGRFFVREGKNSLRVTKQVREVVLFACQNLIADPPFSNLDLISCRNLLIYFKPKVQQQILGLFHFALKPNATLLLGPAETIGRATDLFETLSKPWRLFRRIGPTRHENLRFPITADPAQRTSDQPSKPMPTSGPTLEELARTLLMEQFVPASVLVNRQLEILYFFGPTDDYLIRPNGPPSLDLITMTRQSLRARLRGACLRALSENSDQRLEDLHPQDSGPPRPIDIRIRALRNPAAARGLLLISFLDQPPLEPAPAVADASTADDAQRQRLERELQIAREDLQNTAEGMEHNNEELMAANEEAMAMNEELQSANEELVSSKEELQSLNEELSTVNSQLEEKIRELETSGNDLHNLISSAEIATVFLDTAMHIKSFTPNSARLLNLRSGDEQRPLSDLAPNIDDPRLLEDAQRVLDTLTPSEREIAGDLDTRYLRRILPYRTRDNRIDGVTINFIDISARAEAEAAIRQSEARYRILFDDSPMCLMELDCSELKGYLESLRTSINQPIGEPLRTQAGCLDACYQRIHPVAVNRATMALVRVNSLQELTTGLPHLFPIQSPDQLADLIESLLATPEQIIHEGVLHDNEKREIPVLCVLVPAPGAETSLARVLVALIDISDRKAIETELRHREERLDAVVSSSTHGILVVDQAQRLRELNPAAMELFGVDQTTMLGQPLERLILPDDKVASPNLFKTGISAVPCDGEWPHGCIGVHANGTHFPLELSISAIGHLELYVLWVRDQRQRLRLEREVIEASTREQERIGRDIHDGLGQQLTGISLLAARLATGLARTKQDDANLAAALSEHIQQALADTRVVVKGLAPVEIVADGLPKALAALAERIDATSPELSCQFSGDIEFSGADQHAVAHLFRIAQEAVHNAVKHGKPKQIDIRLEETEHRMVLSIRDDGYWKPPAATETGQFGLHIMRYRASIIGGLLDIQIGTQGEQHGTLVRCVCPRNSD; this is translated from the coding sequence ATGACGCCACCTGCAACAAGAATACTGGCTCTGGTTCCGGCACCAGAGTCAGCAACAGCATCAGCAGCTCCGGACCCTGACCGGCAGCCGCTGGCCGTGGTTGGCGTGCTGGCCTCCGCCGGAGGCCTGGACGCCATGCGCGCACTGCTCCAGGGGTTGCCCACCGCCAGCGGTATCGCCTACGTGCTGGTGCCTCACCTCGATCCGCACCGCGCCAGCCTGCTACCGGAGTTGCTCAAAGCATTCACCACAATGCCGGTGGCGGAGATCGGCCCTCACTCCCCGCTAACAGCCAACTGCGTGTCTATCGGACCGTCGAACTTTGCCGTGACCTTAAGCGGCGGGCGACTGCGTCTGCACCCAGCCGCAGATGTGGCGACGCTAAGACAGGGCGGGGGCGACGCCTTTCTCTGCACCCTGGCCCATGGCTATCGCGAGCGCGCCATCGGCGTCATCCTCTCCGGCACCGGAATACATGGCATCGATGGCCTCAAGGCCATCAAGGCCGCTGGCGGGCTCGCACTGGCGCAGACCCCCAACAGCGCGGCCTGCGAACAAATGCCGCAATCCGTACTCGACGCCGGGCTGGTCGATGCCTTACTGCCGCCTCAGTTGATGGGCGAGGCCATTCAAAGCTATGTGACCAACCTGCATTCTGTGCTTCAGCCGGCCCTTGCGTTCAGTCACCCTACAAACTCCCCGCCGACCACAACCGATGTCGACCTCGAGGTCGAGGAGGCACTGCTCGACGAGGTGCTCCTGACGCTGCACAAACAGATCCACTGCGATTTTAGTGGCTATCGGCGCAACATGGTTTGGCGCCGGGTCAAGCGCCGCATGGGCCTGTGCCGGATCAACCGCAGCGCGGACTACCTCGACTATCTGCGCGCCCACCCGGAGGAGGCGCGCGAACTGTTTCAGGATCTATTAATCGGCGTGACGCGCTTTTTCCGCGATGCGAAAGCCTTCGCCGCGCTGCAACAGGCCTTGTTCGCTCCTGGCGCGTCGTCACTGTTGGAAGCGCGCTCAATCCGCGTCTGGGTGCCGGGCTGCGCCACTGGTGAAGAGGCCTATTCGCTAGCAATCCTGCTGTTGGAACAGAGCGCGCACATGCGGGTGGCGCCGAGCCTGCAAATCTTCGCCACCGACATTGACCCAGGAGCACTAAAATCCGCCAGGCGTGGCGTCTATCCCGACAGCATAGCCACCGATCTAGGGGCCAACCTAGGCGCCAATCTGGGCGCCGAACGCCTGGGCCGTTTTTTTGTGCGCGAGGGCAAGAACTCCTTGCGTGTGACCAAGCAAGTGCGTGAGGTGGTGCTCTTTGCCTGCCAGAATCTCATCGCCGATCCACCTTTTTCCAATCTCGATCTCATCAGTTGCCGCAACCTGCTGATCTATTTCAAGCCGAAGGTACAACAGCAGATTCTTGGCCTGTTTCACTTCGCGCTCAAGCCCAACGCCACCCTACTGCTCGGCCCGGCCGAGACCATCGGCCGGGCCACCGACCTGTTTGAGACCCTGTCCAAGCCCTGGCGGTTGTTTCGACGCATCGGTCCGACCCGGCATGAAAATCTCAGATTCCCGATCACCGCAGACCCCGCTCAGCGCACCTCCGATCAGCCCTCCAAACCCATGCCTACCTCTGGTCCAACGCTCGAAGAACTTGCCCGCACCCTGCTGATGGAGCAATTCGTACCCGCCTCGGTGCTGGTCAACAGGCAACTTGAGATTCTGTATTTCTTTGGTCCCACGGATGATTACCTGATTCGCCCCAACGGCCCACCGAGCCTTGACCTGATCACGATGACACGCCAGAGCCTGCGCGCGCGTCTGCGTGGTGCCTGTCTTCGCGCCCTGAGCGAGAACAGCGACCAACGTCTGGAGGATCTGCACCCACAGGATTCTGGCCCGCCACGCCCGATCGACATCCGGATTCGCGCCCTGCGCAATCCTGCCGCCGCGCGCGGTCTGCTCCTGATCAGCTTCCTCGACCAACCGCCGTTGGAGCCCGCCCCAGCCGTGGCAGATGCCAGCACCGCCGATGATGCCCAGAGACAACGGCTGGAGCGCGAGTTGCAAATCGCGCGGGAGGATTTGCAAAACACAGCAGAAGGCATGGAGCACAACAACGAGGAACTCATGGCCGCCAACGAGGAGGCCATGGCGATGAACGAAGAGCTGCAATCAGCCAACGAAGAACTGGTCAGCTCCAAAGAAGAATTACAATCGCTCAACGAAGAACTGAGCACGGTCAACAGCCAGCTGGAAGAAAAAATCCGCGAACTGGAGACCAGCGGCAACGATCTGCACAACCTGATTTCTAGCGCCGAGATTGCCACGGTGTTTCTCGACACCGCAATGCATATCAAGAGCTTCACGCCCAACAGCGCGCGGCTACTGAACCTGCGCTCGGGTGACGAGCAACGCCCGCTCAGCGACCTGGCGCCGAACATCGATGACCCCAGGCTCCTCGAAGATGCCCAGCGCGTGCTCGACACTCTGACCCCGAGCGAACGGGAAATTGCCGGCGACCTTGACACCCGCTACCTCCGCCGCATCCTGCCCTACCGAACGCGGGACAACCGTATCGACGGCGTGACCATTAACTTCATCGACATCAGCGCCCGTGCCGAAGCCGAAGCCGCCATCCGACAAAGCGAAGCGCGCTATCGCATCCTGTTCGATGACTCGCCTATGTGTTTGATGGAACTGGATTGTTCCGAGTTGAAAGGCTACCTGGAATCCCTGCGCACCAGCATCAACCAGCCTATCGGCGAGCCGCTGCGCACCCAGGCAGGCTGCCTCGACGCCTGCTATCAGCGTATTCATCCCGTTGCTGTCAATCGCGCCACAATGGCACTGGTGCGGGTCAATTCGCTACAGGAACTCACCACCGGTCTACCGCACCTGTTCCCGATCCAGTCGCCGGATCAACTGGCAGATTTAATCGAGTCGCTCCTTGCTACCCCGGAGCAGATCATCCACGAAGGCGTGCTGCACGACAATGAGAAACGCGAGATCCCGGTGCTCTGCGTTCTTGTCCCAGCCCCCGGCGCCGAGACCAGCCTGGCCCGCGTGCTGGTCGCGCTCATCGACATCAGTGATCGCAAGGCTATCGAAACCGAGTTGCGGCATCGCGAAGAGCGGCTTGATGCCGTAGTGTCTAGCTCCACGCACGGCATCCTGGTCGTTGACCAGGCCCAAAGACTCCGGGAGCTGAATCCGGCGGCAATGGAACTCTTCGGCGTCGATCAGACCACCATGCTTGGCCAACCACTTGAGCGCCTGATCCTGCCCGATGACAAAGTCGCCTCGCCCAACCTGTTCAAAACCGGCATCAGCGCCGTGCCCTGCGATGGCGAATGGCCGCACGGATGCATCGGCGTGCATGCCAACGGCACTCACTTTCCGCTCGAATTGTCCATCTCCGCTATCGGCCATCTTGAGCTTTATGTGCTCTGGGTACGCGACCAACGCCAACGCCTGCGGCTGGAACGCGAAGTGATCGAAGCCAGCACCCGCGAGCAAGAGCGCATTGGGCGCGATATTCACGACGGACTCGGACAACAGCTCACCGGCATCAGTCTGCTCGCCGCGCGCCTGGCCACCGGCCTGGCCCGGACCAAACAAGACGATGCCAATCTGGCCGCCGCGCTCTCCGAGCACATTCAGCAGGCCCTGGCCGACACCCGCGTCGTCGTCAAAGGCCTGGCGCCGGTAGAAATCGTGGCCGACGGCCTACCCAAGGCACTCGCCGCGCTGGCCGAGCGCATCGATGCGACCAGCCCTGAGCTAAGCTGTCAGTTCAGCGGCGACATTGAGTTCAGCGGCGCCGACCAGCACGCCGTCGCGCATCTGTTTCGCATTGCCCAAGAAGCGGTCCACAACGCCGTCAAGCATGGAAAGCCCAAGCAGATTGACATCCGGCTGGAGGAGACCGAACACCGAATGGTTCTCTCCATCAGGGACGACGGCTACTGGAAACCACCCGCAGCAACCGAAACCGGCCAGTTCGGCCTGCACATCATGCGCTACCGCGCCAGCATCATCGGCGGGCTGCTGGATATCCAGATCGGCACCCAGGGCGAACAGCACGGCACCCTGGTGCGCTGCGTCTGCCCGCGGAACAGTGACTGA
- a CDS encoding DUF2934 domain-containing protein, whose protein sequence is MPFSSFSIDRNTLQDRRTLSNRRHLGERRNNQEDALVHHAGPAETASLRFASPPEQEVNGPAMSQTHWQAVAEAAYFKAEKRGFLGGSETEDWLQAEQETRSALE, encoded by the coding sequence ATGCCTTTTTCGTCATTCTCGATTGACCGCAACACCTTGCAAGACCGGCGGACCTTGAGTAATCGTCGGCACCTGGGTGAAAGACGCAACAACCAAGAGGACGCGCTCGTACATCATGCGGGGCCAGCCGAGACAGCCTCCCTGCGCTTCGCCTCGCCACCCGAGCAGGAAGTCAATGGCCCCGCCATGTCGCAAACTCATTGGCAAGCGGTGGCTGAGGCGGCCTATTTCAAAGCGGAAAAGCGCGGCTTCCTCGGCGGTTCCGAAACCGAAGACTGGCTGCAAGCCGAGCAGGAAACACGTTCGGCCCTTGAATGA
- a CDS encoding response regulator — protein sequence MHTESDCKTLVIVDDHPLVREGLKAVLAREQGLIVVGEAGNVGEAMALIQALAPDMAIIDLALADGDGLDLIKRLKAHCPNLKMLVCSMRDEALFAERALHAGAIGYVHKSEVALHIIDAIRATLMGRMFLSPAMVERLLKRNGPGQQPAGLSVDNLSDRELQVFGLIGDGQSTAEIAQVLHLSVKTIETHRENIKRKLQLGNAAELTRSAIIWSQTQY from the coding sequence ATGCATACTGAATCGGACTGTAAAACCCTGGTGATTGTGGATGATCATCCTCTGGTGCGCGAGGGCCTGAAAGCAGTTCTCGCGCGCGAACAGGGGCTGATCGTGGTTGGCGAGGCCGGCAACGTCGGCGAAGCAATGGCGCTGATTCAGGCCCTGGCGCCAGACATGGCCATCATCGACCTGGCCCTGGCGGACGGCGACGGGCTCGACCTGATCAAGCGGCTGAAAGCACATTGCCCGAACCTCAAAATGTTGGTCTGTTCGATGCGCGATGAAGCACTCTTTGCTGAGCGCGCGCTCCATGCCGGCGCCATTGGCTATGTCCATAAAAGCGAGGTGGCACTTCATATTATAGACGCGATTCGCGCCACCTTGATGGGACGCATGTTTTTGAGTCCGGCGATGGTCGAGCGCTTGCTCAAGCGCAATGGTCCTGGACAGCAGCCCGCAGGGCTTTCTGTGGACAATCTTAGTGATCGCGAACTGCAAGTGTTCGGCCTGATCGGCGACGGCCAATCCACCGCCGAGATCGCGCAGGTCTTGCATCTGAGTGTCAAAACGATTGAAACTCATCGCGAAAACATTAAACGCAAACTACAACTGGGCAATGCGGCAGAGCTGACGCGTTCTGCCATCATCTGGTCGCAAACCCAATACTGA
- a CDS encoding STAS domain-containing protein produces MPDSPRRSRIVMPYSKPLDQTASDRPMIPPSASQVFGRASAQIRATLPRQRSAVSCRLRSRANAKLDQALQEAVWVQADSSLDIASLDMMQEAIHAARFDQHQTGCVVIDMKNTRRVFDSGLELLLFLYRKAGKLRDNLHIVNAGAGVRKRLNEKGLDACFHLHISSLN; encoded by the coding sequence ATGCCCGACTCGCCACGCAGGAGCAGGATCGTCATGCCATATTCCAAGCCGCTCGATCAAACCGCGTCGGATAGGCCAATGATTCCGCCGTCGGCCAGCCAAGTATTCGGTCGGGCATCCGCTCAGATTAGAGCCACGCTGCCGCGTCAGCGCTCTGCCGTTTCTTGTCGCTTGCGATCACGCGCTAACGCCAAGCTTGACCAGGCATTGCAGGAGGCCGTTTGGGTGCAGGCTGACTCAAGCTTGGATATTGCCTCGCTCGACATGATGCAGGAGGCGATTCACGCGGCGCGCTTTGATCAACATCAGACCGGCTGTGTCGTGATCGACATGAAAAACACGCGGCGGGTCTTTGACTCTGGCCTGGAATTACTGCTGTTTCTGTATCGAAAGGCCGGAAAACTGCGCGATAACCTGCATATCGTTAACGCTGGTGCTGGAGTGCGTAAGCGATTGAATGAAAAAGGCCTGGATGCCTGTTTTCATTTGCACATTTCCTCACTCAACTGA
- the yrfG gene encoding GMP/IMP nucleotidase, whose translation MILSHPLERDWDAIDTVFLDMDGTLLDLHFDNHFWLEHLPRRYAEERGLAPAKAREFLFDQYRAKRGTLAWYCIDHWSELLGLDIALLKAEVEHLIAVHPRVPEFLEALAARSKRRVLVTNAHPRSLALKMERTRLAGHFERVISAHDLKHPKEAAAFWNALQEVEPFDPLRTLFVDDNLDVLRAAADYGFRWLLAMLQPDSKSPPAQISEFPAALGFAPLIAELAGASTSQQAAVA comes from the coding sequence ATGATACTAAGCCATCCGCTCGAGCGTGATTGGGACGCCATCGACACCGTGTTTCTTGACATGGACGGCACCCTGCTCGACCTGCATTTCGACAATCATTTCTGGCTTGAACATCTGCCCAGACGCTATGCCGAGGAGCGCGGCCTAGCGCCTGCGAAGGCGCGGGAGTTTCTGTTTGACCAGTATCGGGCCAAGCGTGGCACTCTGGCCTGGTATTGCATCGACCACTGGAGCGAGCTGCTTGGGCTGGATATCGCGCTGTTAAAGGCCGAGGTAGAGCATCTGATCGCCGTGCATCCGCGCGTGCCTGAGTTTTTGGAGGCCCTGGCGGCGCGCAGCAAGCGCCGGGTGTTGGTGACAAACGCTCATCCGCGCTCACTGGCGCTCAAGATGGAACGCACGCGCTTGGCCGGGCATTTCGAGCGGGTGATCAGCGCGCACGATCTCAAGCACCCCAAGGAGGCGGCGGCCTTCTGGAATGCCTTGCAGGAGGTCGAGCCTTTCGATCCCCTGCGCACGCTTTTTGTTGACGATAATCTGGACGTGCTGCGCGCGGCGGCAGACTATGGTTTTCGCTGGCTGTTGGCCATGTTACAGCCGGACTCCAAGTCGCCTCCGGCGCAGATTAGCGAGTTTCCCGCAGCGCTTGGGTTTGCGCCGCTGATTGCGGAACTCGCGGGTGCGTCGACCTCGCAGCAGGCGGCGGTTGCTTAG
- the trxA gene encoding thioredoxin TrxA, whose protein sequence is MSDKILHVTDDTFEQDVLQSATPVLVDYWANWCAPCKMIAPILEEIAEEYGERVKVAKVDIDENRAVTERFNVRGIPTLILFKNGEAEAIKVGAVSKSQLTAFIDSNL, encoded by the coding sequence GTGAGCGATAAAATCCTCCATGTAACGGATGATACTTTTGAACAGGACGTTTTACAGTCCGCGACCCCCGTGTTGGTTGACTACTGGGCCAACTGGTGCGCACCCTGCAAAATGATCGCCCCCATCCTTGAGGAAATTGCCGAGGAATACGGCGAGCGCGTCAAGGTGGCCAAGGTAGATATCGATGAGAACCGCGCTGTCACCGAGCGGTTTAACGTGCGCGGCATTCCAACGCTGATTTTGTTCAAGAACGGCGAGGCCGAGGCGATTAAGGTCGGTGCCGTGTCCAAATCTCAGCTGACGGCCTTTATCGACAGTAATCTCTAG
- the rho gene encoding transcription termination factor Rho, protein MNLTELKKMPIPGLVELAQSMEIEGVGRSRKQDLIFSILKVQAKRGEDISGDGVLEILQDGFGFLRSADASYLAGPDDIYVSPSQIRRFALRTGDTISGKIRPPKEGERYFALLKVSDINFDRPELAKNKILFENFTPLFPQKRLGLEIGNGSTEDITARIIDLVAPIGRGQRGLIVSPPKAGKTMMLQNIAQSIGHNHPDCYLIVLLIDERPEEVTEMARSVRGEVISSTFDEPATRHVQVAEMVIEKAKRLVEHNRDVVILLDSITRLARAYNTVVPSSGKVLTGGVDANALQRPKRFFGAARNVEEGGSLTILATALVDTGSRMDDVIYEEFKGTGNMEIHLDRRISEKRIFPAIHINRSGTRREELLMAQAELQKMWILRKILHPMDELAAMEFLVDKLKNTKTNGEFFDSMRG, encoded by the coding sequence ATGAATCTCACTGAATTAAAGAAAATGCCCATCCCGGGCCTGGTCGAGCTGGCGCAGTCCATGGAGATCGAAGGGGTAGGGCGCTCGCGTAAACAGGATCTGATTTTTTCGATCCTGAAAGTCCAGGCGAAACGTGGGGAGGATATTTCCGGCGACGGCGTGCTGGAAATTCTCCAGGACGGTTTTGGCTTTTTGCGCTCAGCCGATGCGTCCTACCTTGCCGGGCCTGACGATATCTATGTCTCCCCGAGCCAGATCCGCCGCTTTGCGCTGCGCACCGGGGATACTATTTCGGGCAAGATCCGCCCCCCCAAGGAGGGCGAGCGTTACTTTGCGCTGCTCAAGGTCAGCGACATCAATTTCGACCGGCCGGAACTTGCCAAGAACAAAATTCTGTTCGAGAACTTCACGCCGCTCTTCCCGCAAAAGCGGCTCGGGCTCGAGATCGGCAACGGCAGCACCGAGGACATCACCGCGCGCATCATCGATCTGGTCGCACCCATCGGTCGCGGCCAGCGTGGTTTGATTGTCTCCCCGCCCAAAGCGGGTAAGACCATGATGTTGCAGAACATCGCCCAGTCCATCGGGCACAATCATCCGGATTGTTATCTCATCGTGCTGCTGATTGACGAGCGGCCAGAGGAAGTCACCGAAATGGCCCGCTCGGTGCGCGGCGAGGTGATTTCCTCCACCTTCGATGAGCCGGCCACGCGCCATGTGCAGGTCGCCGAGATGGTCATCGAGAAGGCCAAACGCCTGGTCGAGCACAACCGCGATGTGGTCATTTTGCTCGACTCCATTACCCGCTTGGCGCGCGCCTACAACACCGTGGTGCCATCCTCGGGCAAGGTGCTGACCGGTGGTGTGGATGCCAATGCGCTGCAGCGGCCCAAGCGCTTTTTTGGTGCTGCGCGTAATGTGGAGGAGGGCGGCAGCCTGACCATCCTCGCCACCGCCCTGGTCGACACCGGCTCGCGCATGGACGATGTGATCTACGAGGAGTTCAAGGGCACCGGCAACATGGAAATTCACCTTGACCGGCGCATCTCCGAGAAGCGCATCTTCCCGGCCATTCACATCAATCGCTCCGGTACCCGTCGCGAGGAACTGCTAATGGCCCAGGCCGAGCTGCAGAAGATGTGGATTCTGCGCAAGATCCTGCACCCGATGGACGAACTCGCAGCCATGGAGTTTCTAGTCGACAAGCTCAAGAATACCAAGACCAATGGCGAGTTCTTCGATTCCATGCGCGGCTAG